CCTTTGAAAGCTTCTCTTACATTCATATTTATCTGAGGGGCACTTATTTTCCTGGAAAAGAGCAAACCTTAAAGGATGCATGGTTATTGGTTAACATGGTTGGGCACTGGCTGCAGCCACCCTTCAATTGTTCAGATTTTAGGATCTATCCCTTCTCCTTTTGTTATAtaagtgttttctttttctaaagTGTTCTTCAGTGGATTGAGTACAAATTACCAATCTTTTTAATATGTCCGCTTACTTCTGAAATAGGACTTTGAGATGAGGTCTCTAATTGTTGATGTGGAGAACTGCTTACAGGTCCCTATCCTAACACATTTCGAAATAAGTTGTTATAAATTTCCATGGTATTGCCTTTCTTTTACCTGCTATTATATGGGCGGACAATGTAACAGGCATTTGTTGGTGTAGCTCATAATCTAAATGCCATAATAGTTGCAATCAGGGGGACTCAAGAGAACAGGTGCCAACTAAATTGCATATGCTTCTAGTGTTCTCTATTAAACTGGTCTGCTTCATGTGTTACCGTTCTGATTTCTCTATTCACATGTGATTTATGTTTAGATTATCTTGCTCAGTGTACAGAATTGGATCAAGGACTTGGTATGGAAGCAGCTTGATCTAAGCTATCCAAACATGCCAAATGCAAAGGTTATTGCCAATATACTGTTTATATCTTTCTTGAATTAAAGGAAATGCAAATGGATATTTTTGCTAAAAACTTTCTACTACTCTGTTTAAAGGTGCACAGTGGATTTTTCTCCTCCTATAATAATACAATTTTGCGTCTAGCTATCACAAGTGCTGTTCACAAGGCAAGAGAAACATATGGGGATATCAACATCATAGTTACGGGGCACTCGATGGGAGGAGCCATGGCTACCTTTTGTGCGCTTGATCTTGCTGTAAGTACACAAGATCCAAGGTGTCACATACAATGTCCAGACTCTTCTAACTCCTTCTAGATATACTAGATTGTAACCTTGTATCAAGTTCTTCACACCACTGTTTCTCATATTTTGACACTTGGGTTTTGTGTaatatgttgattttttttttgttcttgaaaCTCTATCCACAGATCAATCTTGGAAGAGACGATGTGCAACTCATGACTTTTGGACAGCCCCGTGTTGGCAATGCTGCTTTTGCCTCCTGCTTTGCCAAATATGTACCCAACACAATTCGACTGGTACATGGACATGACATCGTGCCACATTTGCCACCTTATATCTCTTTTCTTCCCCACCTGACGTACCACCACTTCCCTAGAGAGGTATACCTTGCTAATAAACGAATAAATATACTTTCTTGCCCACCAACTTGTCCCTGGCCATTATCTCTATGCTATGCTTAGGGGCATGCTATACAGTAACTCTATGTACTTACCTCAATTTTCAGGTATGGGTCCATGATTCTGAAGGCAACACGACCGAACAGATATGTGATGCCAGTGGTGAAGACCCAAACTGCTGCAGGTTTCTCAGCCCAAACCCTTCTTGCAGCTCAACTGCGATGTCTCTTGAGCTTCTGACTAAAATATGTCTCCCTGTTTATTTCTCTAGGTGCCTATCCATATTGAGTTTGAGCATTCAGGACCATTTCACATATCTGGGAGTTGACATGGAAGCAGACGACTGGAGCACCTGCAGAATCATCACGGCGCAAAGCGTCGAGCGATTCCAAAAGGATCTTGCTAGCAACATTATCATGAAAAATCACGACGTTGATGTTTCCATCGTCGGAGGTAGTGAAGACAGACGGAACAGTTTTAGATAGCCTACAGCAATCCTTTTATCACCAACTTAGTGCAAAAGATGGTGCACAGTGTTCTTTTCATAGCCTGTGAATATGTAGACATGTACATAATGATAAGCTCTTGCATCTTAGATTCTGTCTGATGCATG
This is a stretch of genomic DNA from Brachypodium distachyon strain Bd21 chromosome 1, Brachypodium_distachyon_v3.0, whole genome shotgun sequence. It encodes these proteins:
- the LOC100843328 gene encoding lipase; amino-acid sequence: MGRWRRVSVVALVLLLFSACHGRELFVKNHEQSFIYDHTLAKTLVEYASAVYMTDLTALYTWTCSRCNDLTQDFEMRSLIVDVENCLQAFVGVAHNLNAIIVAIRGTQENSVQNWIKDLVWKQLDLSYPNMPNAKVHSGFFSSYNNTILRLAITSAVHKARETYGDINIIVTGHSMGGAMATFCALDLAINLGRDDVQLMTFGQPRVGNAAFASCFAKYVPNTIRLVHGHDIVPHLPPYISFLPHLTYHHFPREVWVHDSEGNTTEQICDASGEDPNCCRCLSILSLSIQDHFTYLGVDMEADDWSTCRIITAQSVERFQKDLASNIIMKNHDVDVSIVGGSEDRRNSFR